Proteins encoded within one genomic window of Amycolatopsis sp. 2-15:
- a CDS encoding serine/threonine-protein kinase — MADERAGGVDATSPRLSLGSADMFPAGPRDDASVSIGGRYDVERLIGRGGTARVYRAFDRRLGRDVAVKVYERNVVAVEQMRRLREKTVQASIDHPHVVALLDSGTDDGRPFLVMQLVDGENLAERLLAGALPAEQVTRLAVHLVEALAYVHAQGVVHRDLKPANILLGRDGPLIGDFGIAHELDATRITGTGMVTGTAAYLAPEQILGESAGPAADIYALGLILLECLTAALEYPGTIAESAMARLHRPPRVPPGLPAPLAPVLERMTAREPGRRPTAEEALQMLRHPTATVAAGGIPATPSPWRRRALAMSGGGVAAAIVAAVLAAVFTGPDATGPTPERVPVAASPPTPSSSAPAAPTVPTATAGTPQHAAGPVPAGLAPAPRAGAGTPHAHDRPHAEDAKDHQEKGKDKGEEKGGGAKGPGSR, encoded by the coding sequence ATGGCGGACGAGCGAGCGGGCGGCGTCGACGCCACCTCTCCGAGGTTGTCACTGGGAAGCGCTGACATGTTTCCCGCTGGGCCTCGCGACGATGCATCGGTCTCGATCGGCGGTCGGTACGACGTGGAGCGGTTGATCGGCCGTGGCGGGACGGCGCGTGTTTACCGGGCTTTCGACCGTCGGCTTGGTCGAGACGTCGCGGTCAAGGTGTACGAGCGAAACGTCGTCGCGGTCGAGCAGATGCGGCGGCTGCGCGAGAAGACTGTCCAGGCGAGTATTGACCATCCGCACGTGGTGGCGTTGCTGGACAGCGGTACCGACGATGGCCGGCCGTTCCTGGTGATGCAGCTGGTCGACGGTGAGAATCTTGCCGAACGCCTGCTCGCCGGGGCGCTGCCCGCCGAGCAGGTGACCCGCCTGGCCGTCCACCTCGTCGAGGCGCTGGCGTACGTCCACGCTCAAGGCGTCGTGCACCGAGATCTCAAGCCCGCGAACATCCTGCTCGGGCGCGACGGTCCGCTGATCGGCGATTTCGGCATCGCGCACGAGCTCGACGCGACCCGCATCACCGGCACCGGCATGGTGACGGGCACGGCTGCGTACCTCGCGCCGGAGCAGATTCTCGGTGAATCGGCCGGGCCCGCCGCCGACATCTACGCACTGGGCCTGATCCTGCTGGAGTGCCTGACCGCAGCGCTCGAGTACCCCGGCACGATCGCTGAGTCGGCGATGGCGCGGCTGCACCGGCCTCCGCGCGTTCCTCCCGGGCTGCCCGCCCCGCTCGCGCCCGTCCTGGAGCGGATGACTGCCCGCGAACCCGGGCGTCGGCCCACCGCAGAAGAAGCCTTGCAGATGCTGCGCCACCCGACGGCCACCGTGGCCGCCGGCGGGATCCCGGCAACGCCCTCTCCGTGGCGTCGACGAGCACTGGCCATGTCGGGGGGCGGTGTTGCGGCCGCGATCGTCGCGGCGGTGCTCGCAGCGGTGTTCACGGGGCCGGACGCCACAGGCCCCACGCCGGAACGCGTGCCTGTGGCTGCGTCGCCTCCGACACCGTCGTCGTCTGCGCCTGCCGCGCCAACCGTGCCGACCGCCACGGCGGGTACACCGCAGCACGCCGCTGGGCCCGTGCCGGCCGGGCTGGCGCCCGCGCCGCGA